From bacterium, the proteins below share one genomic window:
- the rpoN gene encoding RNA polymerase factor sigma-54, whose amino-acid sequence MRLGLEMEIKQGLEMRLTPQLILQMKLLQVSALDLERLVREEIEKNPALEESDDSPGTIEADVIASISEPAPEAAAPVPAENVPAPETHETRIETNPGEEYTINELMPDDGWSPVAYAGSRTDDDQTSAAELAAGPEQRLAECLMPHLRSVLSEEDAPVAEFIIESLDEDGFLTMSDEEMAQQQEVDVDRLRSILYAIQRLEPGGIACHDRRESFLVQLELAEADPNSPAVTTGANSLERALLTNHWDLLVRKQTAKIANLCGVSEDDVRKAVQRLLTLEPRPARCFAPGTPDYVSPDFSVEWQGNELVASANDERFPRLRLSQRYVDILRSPKDYAPEQVRFARDKLQRALMFLKGIESRRRTLKRLVELIIEQQHDFFLHGKQHLKPATLKQAADIIGVHASTVSRAIAGKYLETEQGIFPFDYFFKAGAGDKSRTSIKQKIQAIVDAEDKKSPLSDDEICSRLKFESIDISRRTVAKYRAELGVAGCNDRKSF is encoded by the coding sequence ATGAGGCTGGGGCTCGAGATGGAAATCAAACAGGGGCTCGAGATGCGGCTGACGCCGCAGCTCATCCTGCAGATGAAGCTGCTCCAGGTCTCGGCGCTCGATCTCGAGCGGCTCGTGCGCGAGGAGATCGAGAAGAACCCGGCGCTGGAAGAGTCCGACGACAGCCCGGGTACGATCGAGGCGGACGTCATTGCCTCGATTTCAGAACCCGCACCGGAGGCCGCCGCGCCGGTTCCGGCTGAGAACGTACCGGCTCCCGAGACTCACGAGACCCGGATTGAAACCAATCCAGGCGAGGAGTACACCATCAACGAGCTGATGCCCGACGATGGCTGGTCACCGGTCGCGTATGCCGGTTCGCGTACGGACGACGACCAGACCTCGGCCGCCGAGCTTGCGGCCGGGCCGGAACAGAGACTGGCCGAGTGCCTGATGCCGCATCTCCGCAGCGTGCTGAGCGAGGAGGATGCTCCGGTCGCGGAGTTCATAATAGAATCGCTGGACGAAGATGGGTTCCTGACCATGTCGGACGAGGAGATGGCGCAGCAGCAGGAAGTGGATGTGGACCGTCTCCGGTCGATACTCTACGCGATCCAGCGCCTGGAGCCGGGCGGCATCGCCTGCCATGACCGGCGGGAGTCTTTCCTTGTCCAGCTCGAGTTGGCGGAAGCCGACCCCAACTCCCCGGCAGTTACCACCGGGGCCAATTCGCTCGAACGCGCGCTGCTGACCAACCACTGGGACCTGCTGGTAAGGAAGCAGACCGCCAAGATCGCCAATCTGTGCGGGGTTTCGGAGGATGACGTGCGCAAGGCGGTGCAGCGTTTGCTTACGCTCGAGCCTCGACCGGCCCGTTGTTTCGCGCCCGGTACGCCGGATTACGTCTCACCCGATTTCTCGGTGGAGTGGCAGGGCAACGAGCTTGTTGCCAGCGCCAATGACGAGCGCTTCCCGCGGCTGCGGCTTTCCCAGCGGTACGTCGATATCCTGCGGAGTCCGAAGGACTACGCGCCCGAGCAGGTGCGGTTCGCGCGTGACAAACTGCAGCGGGCACTAATGTTCCTGAAGGGTATCGAGTCCCGGCGCCGGACGCTGAAGCGGCTGGTGGAACTGATCATTGAGCAGCAGCACGACTTCTTCTTGCACGGCAAGCAGCACCTGAAACCAGCGACCCTGAAGCAGGCCGCCGACATCATCGGGGTCCATGCCTCCACCGTTTCCAGGGCGATTGCCGGCAAGTATCTCGAAACCGAACAGGGCATCTTTCCTTTTGACTACTTCTTCAAGGCCGGGGCCGGTGACAAGTCGCGCACCAGCATCAAACAGAAGATCCAGGCAATCGTGGACGCCGAAGACAAGAAGAGTCCTTTGAGCGACGATGAGATTTGCTCCAGACTGAAGTTTGAGTCCATCGACATCTCGCGACGGACTGTTGCCAAGTACCGCGCCGAACTCGGGGTTGCGGGGTGCAATGACAGGAAGAGCTTCTAG
- a CDS encoding C1 family peptidase has protein sequence MESKRPGIARPRSSAWYGWVPDLPDQRDLMYAAIRKVPRKLPKSVDLSPKCPPVENQGQLGSCGSNALAGALEFLEIKDGDKLVDLSRLFIYYNTRVVEGTVDTDSGVMIRDAVKTLVKLGVCSEQSWPYVIARFKQKPSPACYKEAINHQVISYHRIANLNEMKTCLADGFPFVFGFTVYDAFESDAVAKTGVLNLPKPDEQQVGGHAVMGVGYDDAKQRLLVRNSWGDDWGMKGYFTMPYDYVESRNLSDDFWTIRKAENI, from the coding sequence ATGGAGAGTAAGCGACCCGGAATCGCCAGACCCCGCAGCAGCGCCTGGTACGGTTGGGTGCCGGACCTGCCGGACCAGCGCGACTTGATGTACGCCGCAATCCGCAAGGTACCGCGAAAGCTGCCCAAGTCCGTGGACTTGAGCCCGAAGTGTCCGCCGGTCGAGAATCAGGGCCAACTCGGCAGTTGCGGATCCAACGCGCTGGCCGGCGCGCTCGAGTTCCTGGAAATCAAGGATGGAGACAAGCTTGTCGACCTGAGCCGGCTGTTCATCTACTACAACACGCGCGTGGTCGAGGGCACGGTGGACACCGACAGCGGAGTCATGATTCGTGACGCCGTGAAGACGCTCGTGAAGCTGGGCGTCTGCTCGGAACAGAGCTGGCCGTACGTCATCGCGCGGTTCAAGCAGAAGCCGAGCCCGGCATGCTACAAGGAAGCCATCAATCACCAGGTCATTTCCTATCACCGCATCGCAAATCTCAACGAGATGAAGACCTGCCTGGCCGACGGTTTCCCGTTCGTCTTCGGGTTCACGGTCTACGACGCTTTTGAGTCTGACGCGGTGGCCAAAACCGGCGTGCTCAACCTGCCGAAGCCGGACGAGCAGCAGGTCGGCGGTCACGCGGTCATGGGTGTGGGATACGATGACGCCAAGCAGCGCCTGCTGGTGCGTAACTCGTGGGGCGATGACTGGGGCATGAAGGGATACTTCACGATGCCCTACGACTACGTCGAGTCCCGCAACCTCTCGGACGACTTCTGGACGATCCGGAAGGCCGAGAACATCTAG
- the selB gene encoding selenocysteine-specific translation elongation factor, with product MHVVVGTAGHIDHGKSALVKALTGTDPDRLKEEKERGMTTDLGFAFLGTDITVIDVPGHERFVRHMLAGASTIDLVVLVVAADDGVMPQTREHFEICRLMGIRRGLVAINKADLVDDEWVEMVKLDISEMVKGSFLDRAPMIPVSAVTGRGVPELRQAIIDLSKKVEAKPDRGVFRMPVDRNFSMKGFGTVVAGTVLSGLVRVGDTLDLLPQKREVRVRGIQRHNQMLEMLGLGERAALNLQGLEREAVVRGNVLATPGYYAPTTNFNATMYLLKSVEKPFKNLSSLKLHIGTAEVMCRVALLDTKELAPGQEALVQVRAEEPVVCDWNDHYVVRTFAPQQTIGGGIVLEANPSKERRFDEDVVIRLRALRTGEAGSVLEQYLVKHRFDARTLAQAAKDLALADADAKEMLDLLLTTNRARKLEFEGKEYIVHEKMVGEARAAVVGALTQFHNENPLRVGLKRPELRSKSGAGHDRGASGVPGRAPGHPAAPMSLPLFEAVLAALLKEGQVVLEDDRVKLAAHEMRLSPALQKEFDRLDKLFQETGFSPPSFEEALAGVDKKLAQQARVALLESGHLVDVGESVVLHRDTVALAEQKVKAQFARKPELTASEIRQELGTTRKYLIPLLNHLDSRGVTQRKGEVRILRQKVTSVQ from the coding sequence TTGCACGTAGTCGTCGGAACGGCCGGGCACATCGACCACGGCAAGTCGGCGCTGGTCAAAGCCCTGACCGGCACTGACCCCGACCGTCTGAAGGAAGAGAAAGAGCGGGGGATGACTACCGATCTCGGCTTCGCCTTCCTCGGTACCGACATCACGGTAATCGATGTGCCCGGACACGAGCGCTTTGTCCGGCACATGCTGGCCGGCGCGAGCACTATCGACCTCGTGGTGCTGGTCGTAGCTGCCGACGACGGGGTCATGCCGCAGACCCGCGAGCATTTCGAAATCTGCCGCTTGATGGGCATCAGAAGAGGGCTTGTCGCCATCAACAAGGCGGACCTCGTCGACGACGAGTGGGTCGAGATGGTGAAACTGGATATCAGCGAAATGGTGAAGGGTTCTTTCCTCGATCGTGCCCCGATGATTCCGGTATCCGCCGTTACTGGCAGGGGCGTGCCCGAACTGCGGCAGGCGATCATCGACCTTTCCAAGAAGGTCGAGGCCAAACCGGACCGCGGCGTATTCCGGATGCCGGTTGACCGGAACTTCTCGATGAAGGGGTTCGGCACGGTCGTGGCCGGCACGGTCCTGTCCGGCCTTGTCCGCGTCGGCGACACTCTTGATCTGCTCCCGCAGAAGCGCGAGGTGCGGGTCAGGGGTATCCAGCGGCACAACCAGATGCTGGAGATGCTGGGGCTGGGAGAACGTGCGGCCCTGAATTTGCAGGGGCTTGAACGTGAGGCGGTCGTGCGCGGCAACGTGCTTGCGACCCCGGGCTACTACGCACCGACGACAAACTTCAATGCGACAATGTACCTGCTCAAGTCGGTCGAAAAGCCCTTCAAGAACCTGTCCAGCCTCAAACTGCACATCGGCACTGCCGAGGTGATGTGCCGCGTGGCGCTGCTCGACACCAAGGAACTGGCACCAGGGCAGGAGGCGCTGGTCCAGGTGCGCGCCGAGGAACCGGTCGTTTGTGACTGGAACGACCACTATGTTGTGAGGACGTTCGCACCACAGCAGACCATCGGTGGCGGCATCGTGCTCGAGGCGAACCCGTCGAAGGAGCGCCGGTTCGACGAAGACGTGGTGATACGGCTCAGGGCGCTCCGTACCGGCGAGGCCGGAAGCGTGCTGGAGCAGTATCTGGTCAAGCACCGGTTCGACGCGAGGACGCTCGCGCAAGCGGCCAAAGACCTGGCATTGGCCGACGCCGACGCAAAGGAGATGCTCGACCTGCTGCTTACGACCAATCGAGCGCGGAAGCTCGAGTTCGAGGGCAAGGAGTACATCGTCCACGAGAAGATGGTCGGGGAGGCGCGTGCGGCCGTGGTCGGGGCGCTAACCCAGTTCCACAACGAGAACCCGTTGCGGGTCGGGCTCAAGCGGCCGGAGTTGCGGTCCAAGTCCGGCGCGGGACATGACCGTGGCGCTTCTGGAGTTCCGGGTCGTGCCCCAGGCCATCCGGCCGCGCCAATGTCCCTTCCTCTTTTTGAGGCGGTGCTCGCCGCCCTGCTCAAAGAGGGACAGGTGGTGCTAGAAGACGACCGGGTCAAGCTGGCAGCGCACGAGATGAGGCTCAGCCCGGCCTTGCAGAAGGAGTTCGACCGCCTCGACAAACTGTTCCAGGAAACGGGCTTTTCTCCGCCCAGTTTTGAAGAGGCGCTGGCCGGAGTGGACAAGAAGCTCGCGCAGCAGGCAAGGGTCGCCCTGCTCGAATCCGGTCATCTGGTTGACGTCGGCGAGTCGGTAGTACTCCATCGCGACACGGTCGCGCTGGCAGAGCAGAAGGTCAAGGCTCAGTTCGCACGGAAGCCTGAGCTGACCGCCTCAGAAATCAGGCAGGAACTGGGCACGACCCGGAAATACCTTATCCCGCTGCTCAACCACCTCGACTCGCGCGGCGTGACGCAGCGCAAAGGCGAAGTCCGAATACTCAGGCAGAAAGTGACCAGTGTCCAGTGA
- the lptB gene encoding LPS export ABC transporter ATP-binding protein: MKLETRDLVKRYGERRVVDGVSLDLERGEIVGLLGPNGAGKTTTFHMITGFIRPEQGAITLDGHDITRMPVYKRARLGLGYLPQEPSIFRKLSVEDNVRAILEMLGVPKAEQAVRVDELLAKFNVGQLRKQRGGTLSGGERRRVELARALASNPSFLLLDEPFTGIDPIVRAEIQDIVRQLRDEGLGVLITDHNVRETLEITDRAYIMYDARVLLSGTSDDLVNDEKARQVYLGERFRI, encoded by the coding sequence ATGAAGCTTGAGACCCGGGACTTGGTGAAACGGTACGGCGAACGCCGGGTCGTCGACGGTGTGAGTCTCGACCTTGAGCGCGGAGAGATTGTCGGATTGCTGGGTCCGAACGGCGCCGGAAAGACCACGACATTCCACATGATAACCGGGTTCATCCGGCCCGAGCAGGGCGCCATTACGCTGGACGGGCACGACATCACGAGGATGCCCGTCTACAAGCGGGCAAGACTCGGCCTCGGCTATCTGCCTCAGGAACCTTCAATATTCAGAAAGCTGTCGGTCGAGGATAACGTCAGGGCGATTCTGGAGATGCTGGGCGTGCCGAAAGCCGAACAGGCCGTCCGGGTCGACGAGTTGCTGGCCAAGTTCAACGTCGGACAACTGAGGAAGCAGCGGGGCGGCACGCTGTCCGGCGGCGAGCGGCGGCGCGTCGAGCTCGCCCGCGCGCTGGCATCGAATCCCTCATTCCTCCTGCTGGATGAGCCGTTTACCGGCATTGACCCCATCGTCCGGGCCGAGATCCAGGACATAGTCCGGCAGTTGCGGGATGAAGGGCTTGGGGTTCTCATCACCGACCACAACGTGAGGGAGACACTGGAGATTACCGACCGGGCCTACATCATGTACGACGCGCGAGTGCTTCTGTCCGGTACATCCGACGACCTCGTCAATGATGAGAAGGCGCGACAGGTCTATCTGGGCGAGAGGTTCCGGATATGA
- a CDS encoding nitronate monooxygenase family protein gives MTADRTLPDLVIGDLVINPPIIQGGMGVRVSASRLVSAVSKEGALGVIATVGLGEELLDMTPDYPRRAELGLREQIQNTKKHTHNPFGVNVMCALTNYDNLVQVSVAEGVAAIISGAGLPMKLPGLVSDRHVKLIPIVSSARAAGLICKTWQKRFSRLPDALVVEGPLAGGHLGFSHDQILDVEAFRLERLVTEVLEVAREHGNIPVIPAGGIYDGRDIAKFLRMGASGVQMATRFVCTHECDAADAYKQAFLDCRKEDITVIHSPVGMPARVIKNDFVERYLKGEKVNFGCPYHCLLTCEPAVAGYCIAQALLASYRGQMDNGYAMCGANAWRCNKIVSVHELIEELVEECAAALHGQPSS, from the coding sequence TTGACGGCTGACCGAACCCTACCCGACCTTGTAATCGGCGACCTCGTAATCAACCCGCCTATCATTCAGGGCGGGATGGGTGTACGGGTGTCGGCGTCGCGGCTGGTTTCGGCCGTCTCGAAGGAGGGAGCGCTCGGAGTCATCGCCACGGTCGGGCTGGGCGAGGAACTGCTCGACATGACGCCCGACTACCCGAGGCGAGCGGAACTCGGCCTTCGCGAGCAAATCCAGAATACGAAGAAACACACCCACAACCCGTTCGGCGTGAACGTCATGTGCGCTCTGACCAACTACGACAACCTCGTCCAGGTTTCCGTCGCCGAAGGCGTGGCCGCAATCATCTCCGGCGCCGGCCTGCCGATGAAGCTGCCCGGCCTCGTGTCCGACCGGCACGTCAAGCTGATACCCATCGTATCTTCAGCCCGTGCCGCCGGTCTCATCTGCAAGACCTGGCAGAAGCGGTTCAGCCGCCTGCCGGACGCGCTGGTCGTCGAAGGGCCGCTGGCCGGTGGCCACCTCGGCTTCTCACACGACCAGATTCTGGACGTGGAGGCGTTCCGGCTGGAGCGGCTGGTCACTGAGGTGCTGGAGGTAGCCCGCGAGCACGGCAACATCCCGGTCATACCTGCGGGCGGCATCTACGACGGCAGGGACATTGCGAAGTTTCTCCGGATGGGCGCGTCCGGGGTTCAGATGGCCACCCGGTTCGTCTGCACCCACGAGTGCGACGCCGCCGACGCCTACAAGCAGGCCTTTCTCGATTGCCGGAAAGAGGACATCACGGTCATCCATAGCCCGGTCGGAATGCCGGCCCGGGTCATCAAGAATGACTTCGTGGAGCGATACCTCAAGGGCGAGAAGGTCAACTTCGGTTGCCCCTACCACTGTCTTCTGACCTGCGAGCCGGCGGTCGCCGGGTATTGCATCGCCCAGGCCCTGCTCGCGAGCTACCGCGGCCAGATGGACAATGGCTACGCGATGTGCGGGGCCAACGCCTGGCGGTGCAACAAGATTGTCTCGGTCCACGAGTTGATAGAGGAACTGGTCGAAGAGTGTGCCGCGGCCCTGCACGGCCAACCTTCAAGCTAG
- a CDS encoding S24/S26 family peptidase encodes MRLGQRRRLSMPDFIALTRDVLEKGRSVRFQVWGSSMTPFIKDGDVITIVPVSAESDIGLGKVVAFLHPWLTGRRLVVHRVVGRRGSSFLIRPDHALGHDPFAYKLCDILGRVVRVEISGTHYSSRFRQGREEIDFHRR; translated from the coding sequence ATGAGACTCGGGCAAAGACGACGGCTCTCCATGCCGGATTTCATAGCTCTCACGCGGGACGTGCTGGAAAAGGGCCGGTCAGTGCGGTTTCAGGTGTGGGGCAGCAGCATGACCCCGTTCATCAAGGACGGGGACGTGATAACCATCGTACCGGTCTCGGCAGAGAGTGACATAGGCTTAGGCAAAGTCGTGGCATTCCTACACCCGTGGCTGACTGGCCGCCGGCTGGTGGTACACCGAGTCGTCGGTCGTCGCGGTTCCTCTTTTCTGATACGCCCTGACCACGCGTTGGGACACGACCCATTTGCCTACAAGCTGTGCGACATCCTCGGTCGGGTGGTCCGCGTAGAGATTTCGGGGACACATTATTCATCTCGTTTCCGTCAAGGCCGGGAAGAGATCGACTTCCATCGACGGTGA
- a CDS encoding tetratricopeptide repeat protein — MVHFLGHYFDPLVFWAVAPAAVGIVITAIVTTIVYELGPSRRHAKTVANRLDGMQRDMHKMALYLDGLPKSTGPVRLSYDAGMDAMRACEWDEAIGYFRKAMIDAKGTQLVALFNLIGLCHYTPGRLDDALRNYEESVRLAEQFGDKKGRAYALGSLGHIYSVKGEPDKGLKYFEEVLAMAREIGYQQGVASALISLGHIYSVKGEPDKGLKYCEEGLAMAREIGYQQGVSAALGSLGLIYSYRGRLDRALKYQEEALAVDREIGYQQGVASDLGNIGSIYYSMGEFDEALRHYEESLEIARKVGYQQAVGSDLRNIGSTCYSKGEFDKALKYLAQAILVFSAIGDRPKAEKATGELKPLLGQVGREKFVAGCVEAGMTSADAVKLADSLARPGESSD; from the coding sequence ATGGTGCATTTCCTCGGGCACTACTTCGACCCTCTTGTCTTTTGGGCAGTCGCACCCGCCGCAGTAGGCATCGTTATCACAGCTATCGTAACCACCATCGTGTATGAGCTGGGACCCAGCAGACGGCATGCGAAGACTGTCGCGAATAGGCTCGACGGCATGCAGCGCGACATGCACAAAATGGCTCTGTACCTCGACGGGCTGCCCAAGTCGACCGGCCCAGTGCGGTTGAGCTACGATGCAGGCATGGACGCGATGAGGGCGTGCGAGTGGGATGAGGCAATCGGGTACTTCCGGAAGGCCATGATAGACGCCAAAGGTACACAGCTTGTCGCGCTGTTCAACCTGATTGGCCTATGCCACTACACGCCGGGCCGCCTGGACGACGCGCTGAGGAATTACGAGGAATCGGTCCGGTTGGCAGAGCAGTTCGGAGACAAGAAGGGGAGAGCATACGCACTCGGCAGCCTCGGGCACATCTACAGCGTCAAAGGCGAACCTGACAAGGGGCTGAAGTACTTCGAGGAAGTGCTGGCGATGGCCCGCGAAATCGGGTATCAGCAGGGCGTGGCGAGTGCCCTCATCAGCCTCGGGCACATCTATAGCGTCAAAGGAGAACCTGACAAGGGGCTGAAGTACTGTGAGGAAGGGCTGGCGATGGCCCGCGAAATCGGGTATCAGCAGGGCGTGTCGGCCGCCCTCGGCAGCCTAGGGCTCATCTACAGCTACAGAGGTAGACTCGACAGAGCGCTGAAGTACCAGGAGGAAGCGCTGGCCGTAGACCGCGAAATTGGGTATCAGCAGGGCGTGGCGAGCGACCTAGGCAACATCGGGAGCATCTACTATTCCATGGGCGAGTTCGACGAGGCGCTCAGGCATTACGAGGAGTCGTTGGAGATAGCCCGCAAGGTTGGGTATCAGCAGGCCGTGGGGAGTGATCTCCGTAACATCGGGAGCACCTGCTATTCCAAGGGCGAGTTCGACAAGGCACTGAAGTACCTCGCTCAAGCCATTTTAGTGTTTTCAGCCATCGGCGACAGGCCCAAAGCGGAGAAAGCTACCGGGGAACTCAAGCCGCTGCTGGGACAGGTGGGACGCGAGAAATTCGTTGCTGGATGCGTCGAGGCGGGGATGACCAGCGCGGACGCAGTGAAGCTGGCCGACTCGCTGGCCCGGCCGGGCGAATCCTCAGACTGA
- a CDS encoding GNAT family protein, whose protein sequence is MTIRTIRAEELGACCALGGAGWLADVVRRFWREGKSSPDLCFVAENDGNPVGRVFFLYGRSSTAFDMFGMYVDESVDFRETGRGLLTTALARLARSGATGTKAAIYDIYERDPARKQELLEAVGFGQFQEKKRYVWQDAGAAIEVPTRLEYRSMAIVGEGAFADAARRVTEGSLDREDKADVAEYGLDYMGQRYMAILKDVEFLPDQWQLGYLPDGSLCGLVVPQRIEVDNEGSINYIGVVPELRGSGYGFDLLMKGTALLQERGLKTVVAETDMENRPMHSALERAGYEHQGTLRVFSCDLTHPAEG, encoded by the coding sequence ATGACGATACGGACAATCAGGGCAGAGGAACTCGGAGCCTGCTGCGCGCTGGGTGGGGCTGGTTGGCTGGCCGACGTGGTCAGGCGATTCTGGAGGGAAGGAAAGAGCTCGCCCGACCTCTGCTTCGTGGCGGAGAACGACGGCAACCCGGTTGGCCGCGTCTTCTTCCTCTATGGCCGTTCTTCCACCGCATTCGACATGTTCGGGATGTACGTCGATGAGTCGGTCGACTTCCGGGAGACGGGCAGAGGATTGCTGACAACTGCCCTCGCCCGGCTCGCCCGGTCCGGCGCAACCGGTACCAAGGCGGCCATCTACGACATCTACGAGCGGGATCCGGCCCGCAAGCAGGAACTGCTTGAAGCGGTCGGGTTCGGTCAGTTCCAGGAGAAGAAACGGTACGTCTGGCAGGACGCGGGCGCCGCCATCGAAGTGCCGACCCGGCTGGAATACCGCTCCATGGCCATCGTCGGTGAGGGCGCGTTCGCGGATGCGGCGCGGCGGGTCACCGAGGGCAGCCTCGACCGCGAGGACAAGGCAGACGTCGCGGAGTACGGCCTGGACTACATGGGTCAAAGGTACATGGCGATACTCAAGGACGTTGAGTTCCTGCCCGACCAATGGCAGCTCGGCTACCTTCCCGACGGAAGCCTCTGCGGCCTCGTCGTGCCGCAACGGATCGAGGTCGACAACGAAGGCAGCATCAACTACATCGGGGTTGTACCGGAACTGCGGGGCTCAGGCTACGGCTTCGACCTGCTGATGAAAGGAACGGCGCTCCTGCAAGAGAGAGGGCTCAAGACGGTCGTGGCAGAGACCGACATGGAGAACCGCCCGATGCACTCCGCCCTCGAACGGGCCGGCTATGAACATCAAGGTACGCTTCGGGTCTTCTCCTGCGACCTGACCCATCCGGCAGAAGGCTGA
- a CDS encoding DUF4118 domain-containing protein: SLPAPRPPLDLRGYLWALPVLALATGLNLLLERYVNPISLYSVYLVAVILVALRWGTGPSVLASVLSLLTFDFLFVPPKFTMAIARPGDVVGALVFFLASIVIGQLLRITRRQYQALQVRAERISVLEEMSKELLALPPLELLIGNMAGQTGDLRDSVSVLRTTVLDDVGQTTVRNLSKAVADPILILFGGSAASLRIWARSQPDLALTPEELAVAEWTFGHGEPAGSGTETLASVGFYFIPMKSREQTIGVIGVKGDYQSLLPEQRHLIGAIANLASLSVARWVSA, encoded by the coding sequence CTCGCTCCCCGCCCCCCGTCCCCCTCTCGACCTCCGCGGCTACCTCTGGGCCCTGCCCGTGCTTGCGCTTGCCACCGGCCTGAACCTCCTGCTGGAGCGCTACGTCAACCCGATTTCTCTCTACTCGGTCTATCTCGTCGCCGTAATCCTGGTCGCGCTTCGGTGGGGCACCGGCCCATCGGTCCTTGCTTCAGTCCTGAGCCTGCTGACATTCGACTTCCTGTTCGTCCCGCCGAAGTTCACCATGGCAATAGCCCGGCCCGGCGACGTGGTCGGCGCCCTTGTTTTCTTCCTTGCTTCCATCGTCATCGGCCAGCTCCTCCGGATTACCCGACGTCAGTATCAGGCTCTCCAGGTCCGGGCCGAACGCATCTCGGTACTCGAAGAGATGAGCAAAGAACTGCTCGCGTTACCGCCGCTCGAACTCCTCATCGGCAACATGGCCGGTCAGACCGGAGACCTCCGCGACAGCGTGAGCGTGCTGCGCACAACCGTACTCGACGACGTCGGGCAGACCACGGTGCGGAACCTATCCAAGGCAGTGGCCGACCCAATCCTCATCCTGTTCGGAGGTAGCGCCGCCAGCCTCCGCATCTGGGCCCGGTCCCAGCCCGACCTCGCGCTGACGCCTGAAGAACTCGCGGTCGCCGAATGGACCTTCGGCCACGGCGAGCCCGCGGGTTCCGGCACCGAGACCCTGGCCAGCGTCGGCTTCTACTTCATCCCGATGAAATCCCGGGAACAGACCATCGGCGTAATCGGAGTGAAGGGCGACTACCAGAGCCTGCTTCCGGAACAACGCCACCTCATCGGCGCCATCGCCAACTTGGCATCCTTGTCGGTCGCCCGCTGGGTCTCTGCCTAA
- a CDS encoding endonuclease/exonuclease/phosphatase family protein has protein sequence MRVATFNVENLFSRPVAMNYSDKGMGQPVLDDFHDLNTLLRKETYSPADKQEIERLCDKYKLTDRNSDHHEMVLREVRGKLWQQHQNGTRDWIATGSNDFLGWVELVYEAIDDRAIQNTAKVIATVNADIQIMVEVENRPTLQRFHDAVLKPELAAGQQPYTFMLLMEGNDERGINVGILSRMPVVLMKSNVELRNNSGHPLFARDCAQFFIDLGANRRLCIFANHLSSQGSDHTGKRRKEQADKVRELVDSVLKQKLATDVIVCGDMNEPEADGHLQALLNPNADNKLQDAMDLPQYPESAQFPGTYSNGTKSNKFDYLLMSKDLVSQVKAVGVERRGTYSSQKWTPFPTVTDERSQASDHHCLWADLS, from the coding sequence ATGCGCGTAGCGACTTTCAACGTCGAAAACCTGTTCAGTCGTCCGGTCGCAATGAACTACAGCGACAAAGGAATGGGGCAGCCTGTCTTGGACGACTTCCACGACCTGAACACGCTCCTGCGAAAGGAGACCTACAGCCCTGCCGACAAGCAGGAGATCGAGCGACTCTGTGACAAGTACAAGCTGACGGACCGGAACTCAGACCATCACGAGATGGTGCTGCGCGAGGTCAGAGGCAAGCTATGGCAACAGCACCAGAACGGCACCCGGGATTGGATCGCGACCGGCAGCAACGACTTTCTCGGTTGGGTCGAGCTTGTCTACGAGGCAATTGACGACCGCGCGATCCAGAATACGGCCAAGGTAATCGCCACTGTCAATGCCGACATCCAGATCATGGTTGAAGTCGAGAATCGTCCGACGCTGCAGCGCTTTCATGATGCGGTACTGAAGCCGGAGCTGGCTGCCGGACAGCAGCCCTACACGTTCATGCTGCTTATGGAGGGAAACGATGAGCGCGGCATCAACGTTGGCATCCTGTCTCGCATGCCAGTCGTTCTCATGAAGTCGAATGTCGAGCTCCGCAACAATTCCGGCCACCCGCTCTTTGCCCGTGATTGCGCGCAGTTCTTCATCGACCTGGGAGCGAACCGGCGCCTGTGTATCTTCGCCAATCACTTATCGAGCCAGGGGTCCGACCACACCGGCAAGCGCCGCAAGGAACAGGCCGACAAGGTGCGGGAACTCGTGGACTCGGTCTTGAAACAGAAACTGGCCACGGATGTCATCGTCTGCGGCGACATGAACGAACCCGAAGCGGACGGTCACCTGCAAGCACTGCTTAACCCGAACGCGGACAACAAACTCCAGGATGCGATGGACCTGCCTCAGTACCCGGAAAGCGCGCAGTTCCCCGGAACCTACAGCAACGGGACGAAGAGCAACAAGTTCGACTATCTTCTAATGTCCAAAGACCTGGTGAGCCAGGTCAAAGCGGTGGGCGTAGAACGGCGCGGTACCTACTCGAGTCAGAAGTGGACACCGTTTCCGACCGTTACCGACGAACGCAGCCAGGCATCCGACCATCATTGTCTCTGGGCCGATCTGAGCTGA